Within the Leisingera thetidis genome, the region AAAGGACAGATTGGGGGCTAGCCCCCCAAACCCCCAGGATATTTACGGCCAGAAGAAGAGCCGGACGGTTCTCAAAGGAAGTCATATGAAAACAGCAGCAATCATCGGCGGCGGGGTAATCGGGGGCGGCTGGGCCGCGCGGTTCCTGCTCAACGGCTGGGACGTGCGGGTGTTCGACCCGGATCCGGAAGCGGAACGCAAGATCGGCGAGGTGCTGGACAATGCGCGGCGCAGCTTGCCGGGTCTCGGCAATGTGGCGTTGCCGGCGGAAGGCAGCCTGACCTTCCATGACACCATTGCCGGAGCCGTGGACGGTGCGGGGTGGGTGCAGGAGAGCGTGCCGGAGCGGCTGGACCTGAAGCAGAAGGTCTATGCCGAGCTGCAGGCCCATTGCGCGCCGGATGCGGTGATCGGCTCATCCACCAGCGGCTTCAAGCCGTCGCAGCTGCAGGACGGGCGCGAGAACCCGGGGCAGATCGTGGTGACGCATCCTTTCAACCCGGTCTATCTGCTGCCGCTGGTGGAACTGGTCACGACTGAGGCCAACCCGGCAGGTGTGATTGACCGGGCCAAGGAGATCATCTCGGGCCTTGGCATGTACCCGTTGCACCTGAAGAAGGAAATCGACGCGCATGTGGCGGACCGTTTCCTGGAGGCGGTCTGGCGCGAGGCGCTGTGGCTGGTCAAGGACGGCATCGCCACCACCGAGGAGATCGACAATGCGATCCGCTACGGCTTTGGCATCCGCTGGGCGCAGATGGGTCTGTTCGACACCTACCGCGTGGCGGGCGGCGAAGCCGGCATGAAGCATTTCATGGCGCAGTTCGGCCCCTGCCTGTCGTGGCCCTGGACCAAGCTGATGGATGTGCCGGAATTCAATGATGAGCTGGTAGACCTGATCGCAGGCCAGTCGGATGCCCAGTCGGGCCATCTGCCGATCCGCAAGATGGAGCAGATCCGCGACGGCAATCTGGTCGGCATGATGCGCGCACTGGGCAACAACGACTGGGGCGCCGGCGCGCTGCAGAATGCCCATGACAAGGGGCGCGAGGGCGAGGCCGGGCTGGTTGGCTCGGTTGAGGATCTGGAGGACCTGAGCCAGCCGGTGCTGACCCAGAGTCGCGTGGTGCCGCTGGATTGGACCGACTACAACGGTCATATGACCGAAAGCCGGTATCTGGATGCCTTTGCGCAGTCCACCGACCGGCTGATGATGATCATCGGCTGTGATGCGGAGTATATCGCCAATGGCGGCAGCTATTTCACCGCCGAGACCCATATCCGCCACATCGACGAGGTGCATGCGGGCGATCCGATCCAGGTGCGGACGCGGGTGATCATGGGCGCGGGCAAGAAGATGCATCTGTGGCATGAGATGTATTCCGGCGAGCGCCTGCTGGCGACGGGTGAGCATATGCTGCTGCATGTGGACCTGAAGACCCGCCGCTCGGCGCCGCCTGCGGCGCATATCGAGGCCAACCTGGTGAAACTGGCCGAGGCCCATGCGGCACTGCCGGTGCCGGACGGTCTGGGCCGCGCGATCGGAGCACCGCGTTGAGCCGGGTTCTGATCACTGCCGGCGGGTCGGGAATTGGCCGCGCCATGGCCGAGAGCTTTGCCGCCGCCGGCCATCAGGTCTGGGTGACGGATGTCAGCGCGGTTGCGCTGGCAGACGTGCCGGAGGGCTGGCGGACAACGGCGGTGGATGCCACCGATGAGGCGGGCGTGAAAGCACTGTTTGCGGAAATCGCCGACGTTTGGGGCGGGCTGGATGTGCTCTGTGCCAATGCAGGCATTGCCGGTCCGACCGCGCTGATCGAGGACGTGGCACTTGAAGACTGGCGCAAATGCGTGAGCGTCAATCTGGAGGGCTGCTTTCTGGCCGCAAAATACGCGGCGCCGATGATGAAGGCCGCCAAGGCGGGGTCGATCATCGTGACGTCTTCGACCGCGGGGCAGTACGGCTATCCGAACCGGGCGCCCTATGCTTCGGCGAAATGGGCTGTCATCGGGCTGATGAAGACACTGGCGATGGAGCTTGGCCCCTTTGGCATCCGTGCCAACGCAATCTGCCCCGGTGCGGTGGAAGGCCCGCGGATGGAGGGCGTGCTGGAACGCGAGGCCGCGGCCAAGGGGATGACCCGGGACGAGGTCTATGCGGGCTATGCTGCCGGCACCTCGATGGGCAGCTTTGTCGAGGCCCGCGACATTGCCAATATGGCGGTGTTTCTTGGCTCCGACGCGGCGCGGCTGGTGTCCGGGCAGGTGATCGCCGTCGACGGTCATACGGTGAACCCGGATCCGAAGGTCTGAGGCCGGCTGCAAGGGAACAGGAGGGCGCCCAGCGGGGCGCTTTCTTTCCCGCAATCGCAAATGCCCGCAGACGGGCAACGTTTCCCGGAGCGGGAAACGTCCCGGAAAACACGTGTTTTCCGAGCCGGAATTCGCGACGAATTCCGGCGCCGCTGCCGGTGTGTTCAGGAAATTGCGGCCCTCAGCGCCCGGAGGCGGCCGGGCAACTGCCGCGCGGTGATATCGGCTTCGCGCACCAGGTTGTCGAAATGGCCGGTGAAGGTGGCGATCCGCTCCTTGTCGCGGAAGGCAAGGTAATGGGTGCCGGCATAGAACACGCACAGAAGCGGTCCGAAGATGGTGATCGGGGATGAGTAAAGCCGCTTCGCATCGAACAGGTAGATGCGCAGGCGGGGGTAGAGCTGCTCGCAGAGACGTTCGAACTGCTGAAGCTGTTCGATCCGGATCTCCAGCGGCAGGCCTTCGTAATAGCCGACCGCATGGGCAAAACTGTCGAGCTCATAAAGCGGCATGGCGATTTCATAATCTGACGGCGACTGGCGCATCCAGGTGAGCCGGTCCTCGG harbors:
- a CDS encoding carnitine 3-dehydrogenase, with product MKTAAIIGGGVIGGGWAARFLLNGWDVRVFDPDPEAERKIGEVLDNARRSLPGLGNVALPAEGSLTFHDTIAGAVDGAGWVQESVPERLDLKQKVYAELQAHCAPDAVIGSSTSGFKPSQLQDGRENPGQIVVTHPFNPVYLLPLVELVTTEANPAGVIDRAKEIISGLGMYPLHLKKEIDAHVADRFLEAVWREALWLVKDGIATTEEIDNAIRYGFGIRWAQMGLFDTYRVAGGEAGMKHFMAQFGPCLSWPWTKLMDVPEFNDELVDLIAGQSDAQSGHLPIRKMEQIRDGNLVGMMRALGNNDWGAGALQNAHDKGREGEAGLVGSVEDLEDLSQPVLTQSRVVPLDWTDYNGHMTESRYLDAFAQSTDRLMMIIGCDAEYIANGGSYFTAETHIRHIDEVHAGDPIQVRTRVIMGAGKKMHLWHEMYSGERLLATGEHMLLHVDLKTRRSAPPAAHIEANLVKLAEAHAALPVPDGLGRAIGAPR
- a CDS encoding SDR family oxidoreductase encodes the protein MAESFAAAGHQVWVTDVSAVALADVPEGWRTTAVDATDEAGVKALFAEIADVWGGLDVLCANAGIAGPTALIEDVALEDWRKCVSVNLEGCFLAAKYAAPMMKAAKAGSIIVTSSTAGQYGYPNRAPYASAKWAVIGLMKTLAMELGPFGIRANAICPGAVEGPRMEGVLEREAAAKGMTRDEVYAGYAAGTSMGSFVEARDIANMAVFLGSDAARLVSGQVIAVDGHTVNPDPKV